A genomic segment from Flexistipes sp. encodes:
- the rplI gene encoding 50S ribosomal protein L9: MKVIFLKDVKGTAHEGDVKEVKDGYARNYLMPKGLVAPATEANLKKLESRKDKIKAKEETKLSVAKEKAEKLSSLEINLTMKAGEKGRLFGAVTSQDIADAISEKGIDVDKKDIELKNPIKEIGEHTVTIGLYKEAKADVKVNIKAEE; encoded by the coding sequence ATGAAGGTGATTTTTCTTAAAGATGTTAAAGGAACAGCTCATGAAGGTGATGTCAAAGAGGTTAAAGACGGCTATGCCCGTAATTACCTTATGCCTAAAGGTCTTGTTGCACCGGCTACAGAAGCCAATTTGAAAAAACTTGAGAGCAGGAAAGATAAAATTAAAGCAAAGGAAGAGACAAAACTTTCTGTGGCAAAAGAAAAAGCCGAAAAACTAAGCAGTCTGGAGATAAACCTGACAATGAAAGCAGGGGAGAAAGGAAGGCTTTTCGGTGCAGTCACTTCACAGGATATAGCTGATGCTATCAGTGAGAAAGGCATAGATGTGGATAAAAAGGATATTGAACTTAAAAATCCTATCAAGGAAATCGGAGAACATACTGTTACAATCGGTCTTTACAAGGAAGCCAAGGCTGATGTAAAAGTTAATATCAAAGCTGAAGAATAG
- the lpxC gene encoding UDP-3-O-acyl-N-acetylglucosamine deacetylase, whose amino-acid sequence MYQTTLNREISFSGTGLHSGSYIDVNIKPAHPDTGIQFIRNDVDNSQLTKVSPFDVYSTQLATSIKCGGASISTIEHLMAALYGLGIDNAVVEVNAGEIPILDGSAAPFVDILSQAGVKVLGKKRKYLKFKKRIRVEWGDKWVELIPSRFLKFTCHIDFDNKHVREQKAFFNVSPQVFKNEIAKARTFGFKEEVESLWQMGLARGGSLDNAVVVGDEGVINSEGLRFEDEFVRHKTLDLIGDVSLLGYRFYGHVRAYKSGHQLNNLLARTLLESTAYYTVTEIEEDYKQAGYESIVLEPQGAV is encoded by the coding sequence ATGTATCAAACAACTTTAAATAGAGAGATTTCATTCTCCGGGACGGGATTGCACAGCGGCAGCTATATAGATGTGAATATTAAGCCCGCCCACCCGGACACAGGGATACAGTTTATAAGGAATGATGTTGACAATAGTCAATTAACGAAGGTTTCACCTTTTGATGTTTATTCCACACAACTGGCCACTTCTATTAAATGCGGCGGAGCTTCAATCAGCACTATAGAACATCTTATGGCGGCTTTGTACGGATTGGGTATAGATAATGCGGTTGTGGAAGTAAATGCAGGGGAGATTCCAATCCTTGACGGCAGTGCAGCGCCTTTTGTCGATATACTTTCCCAGGCAGGGGTTAAGGTGTTGGGCAAAAAACGAAAGTACCTTAAATTCAAAAAGCGTATACGAGTTGAATGGGGAGACAAGTGGGTTGAGCTTATTCCTTCCAGATTTCTAAAATTTACATGCCATATAGATTTTGACAACAAGCACGTAAGGGAGCAAAAAGCTTTCTTTAATGTTAGCCCACAAGTTTTTAAGAATGAAATAGCCAAAGCAAGAACATTCGGTTTTAAAGAAGAGGTGGAAAGCCTCTGGCAGATGGGACTGGCCCGCGGCGGTTCTCTCGACAATGCAGTTGTAGTGGGTGATGAGGGAGTAATCAACAGTGAGGGGCTGAGATTCGAGGATGAATTTGTCAGGCACAAGACTTTGGACCTTATTGGAGATGTATCGCTGCTTGGATACAGGTTTTACGGGCATGTGCGCGCTTATAAATCCGGACATCAGCTGAACAACCTTCTGGCAAGAACACTTTTGGAATCAACTGCCTACTACACAGTAACTGAAATAGAAGAAGATTATAAGCAAGCTGGTTATGAAAGTATAGTTCTGGAACCTCAGGGAGCTGTTTAA
- a CDS encoding competence/damage-inducible protein A gives MKVKAAILAIGNEILEGSIVDSNSSFLASNISRLGVTVTSVQAVPDDFNEIVKAFDYYMKTSDFVLTTGGLGPTFDDLTAEAAAHVTGVKTVFNEEVFAHIRKKLTSRNVAIKESHKRQAMLPEGCEIYNNPVGTAYGFSIKKHRAYLFAMPGIPYEMEVIFRMHIFPFLKEMFKLNEYFSSEMVFSGIPESDVDDVMNEIGIPSDVKCIINVSKGDIIVRLRSWKNDSLQQFSNLLRKKLDRNFVGYGRSGVETRLFSALKERGLTLATAESCTGGLIAKKMTDIPGSSDVFLGSIVSYSNNIKEKLLGIKKSVLENHGAVSSETAEAMAENIRNISGADVGIGVTGIAGPSGGSPEKPVGTVYIAVSIKDKVKVEHFVFTGDRETVRERSAKRAIIIAEQEVLAI, from the coding sequence ATGAAAGTTAAGGCTGCCATTCTTGCAATAGGTAATGAAATATTAGAGGGCAGTATCGTTGACTCCAACTCATCTTTTCTTGCATCGAATATTTCCAGGCTCGGAGTCACTGTCACATCAGTTCAGGCTGTTCCGGATGATTTTAATGAAATCGTAAAGGCTTTTGACTATTATATGAAAACTTCGGATTTTGTACTTACAACAGGCGGCTTGGGGCCAACTTTTGATGACTTGACTGCTGAGGCAGCTGCTCATGTGACAGGGGTAAAGACCGTTTTTAATGAAGAGGTATTTGCCCATATAAGAAAAAAACTTACCTCAAGAAACGTCGCCATAAAGGAATCTCACAAGCGGCAGGCAATGCTGCCGGAGGGGTGTGAAATTTACAATAACCCTGTGGGCACCGCATATGGTTTTTCAATAAAAAAACACAGAGCTTATCTTTTTGCCATGCCGGGGATTCCTTATGAGATGGAAGTTATTTTCAGGATGCATATTTTTCCTTTTCTCAAGGAAATGTTCAAACTGAACGAGTACTTTTCCAGTGAAATGGTTTTTAGCGGCATACCGGAATCTGATGTTGATGACGTTATGAATGAAATAGGTATTCCTTCTGATGTTAAATGCATTATTAACGTTTCAAAAGGTGATATAATCGTTCGTCTCAGAAGCTGGAAGAACGATTCATTGCAGCAATTCTCAAATCTGCTGAGGAAAAAGCTTGATAGAAATTTTGTAGGTTACGGCAGAAGCGGCGTGGAAACAAGGCTGTTCAGCGCTCTAAAAGAAAGGGGGTTGACTTTGGCTACAGCGGAAAGCTGCACAGGCGGGCTTATTGCAAAAAAAATGACGGATATTCCCGGAAGCTCAGATGTGTTTTTGGGTTCAATTGTTTCTTACAGCAATAATATTAAGGAAAAGCTCCTTGGCATTAAAAAATCTGTTTTGGAAAACCATGGAGCTGTCAGCAGTGAAACCGCTGAAGCTATGGCTGAAAATATAAGAAATATATCCGGTGCAGATGTTGGAATAGGGGTAACTGGTATTGCCGGGCCGTCCGGAGGCAGTCCGGAAAAACCTGTTGGAACTGTATATATAGCAGTCAGTATTAAAGATAAGGTAAAAGTAGAGCATTTCGTTTTTACCGGTGACAGGGAAACAGTAAGAGAAAGAAGTGCCAAACGGGCGATAATAATTGCTGAGCAGGAGGTGCTGGCAATTTGA
- the dnaB gene encoding replicative DNA helicase → MANGYTKNYRNNTAYSDNNSPAIKKPPYSMEAEQAVLASILIDDKALDKIVHLLGVSDFYYPPHKIIFKELMELAHNNKPLDIVTLVSSLNDKELTEKAGGVDYISELVNIIPNSANIVHYANMVKDKALLRALIEFSSDIAEKSYSYTGEISSLVDEAEKHIFSLAEFKLKNEVQPIGVVIKDTFEILESLYGRNEQITGIPTGFMDLDRLTNGLQKSDLIIVAGRPGMGKTAFAMNLALNTCSKYDRSAAVFSLEMSSGQLVQRLLSSEAKIESTKLRNGRLNNDEWQRLASVGSELNDLNLFLDDTPAISSMELRAKCRRLKREYDLDVVIVDYLQLMSGSRAESREQQISEISRALKALAKELNIPVIALSQLNRGVENRTDKRPVPSDLRESGAIEQDADLIMFLYRDEVYHQDTKLPGVAELIVAKHRNGPTDTIKLAFLEEYTRFENAEL, encoded by the coding sequence ATGGCTAACGGTTATACTAAAAATTACAGAAACAATACGGCTTATTCTGACAATAACAGCCCCGCCATCAAGAAGCCACCTTATAGCATGGAGGCCGAACAGGCTGTACTTGCTTCTATACTTATTGACGATAAGGCGCTTGATAAAATTGTGCATCTTCTGGGGGTCAGTGATTTTTATTACCCCCCTCATAAAATAATTTTTAAAGAACTTATGGAGCTTGCCCATAATAATAAGCCGCTGGATATTGTAACCCTCGTTAGTTCCCTCAATGACAAAGAGCTTACAGAAAAAGCAGGCGGGGTGGATTATATTTCTGAGCTGGTGAATATTATACCCAATTCGGCCAATATTGTTCATTACGCCAATATGGTAAAAGACAAAGCGCTGTTGCGGGCGTTAATCGAGTTTAGCTCAGATATTGCCGAGAAGTCCTATTCATATACCGGTGAAATCAGCAGTTTAGTTGACGAAGCTGAGAAGCATATTTTCAGTCTGGCTGAATTCAAACTTAAGAATGAAGTTCAGCCGATAGGTGTGGTAATAAAGGATACTTTTGAAATTTTAGAAAGTCTTTACGGCAGGAACGAACAGATTACCGGAATACCAACCGGATTTATGGATCTGGACAGGTTAACAAACGGTCTTCAGAAGTCTGACCTTATTATCGTAGCCGGCAGACCCGGTATGGGCAAGACTGCTTTCGCAATGAATCTCGCCCTGAACACCTGCAGCAAGTATGACAGATCGGCAGCTGTTTTTTCTTTGGAGATGTCTTCCGGACAGCTCGTGCAAAGGCTTTTGTCTTCTGAAGCGAAAATAGAGTCTACAAAGCTGCGTAACGGAAGGCTGAACAATGATGAATGGCAGAGACTTGCCAGTGTTGGTTCGGAGTTGAATGATTTGAACCTGTTCCTTGATGACACACCTGCTATTTCATCTATGGAGCTTAGAGCGAAATGCAGAAGGCTTAAGAGGGAATATGATCTGGATGTGGTTATAGTTGATTATCTTCAGCTTATGTCAGGCAGCAGAGCTGAAAGCAGGGAGCAGCAAATTTCAGAAATCTCGAGGGCGCTGAAAGCCCTTGCAAAAGAGCTGAACATTCCGGTCATAGCACTTTCCCAGCTTAACAGGGGTGTTGAAAACAGAACGGATAAAAGACCTGTTCCCTCTGACCTGAGAGAGTCCGGGGCTATTGAACAGGATGCAGACCTTATTATGTTTTTATATCGTGACGAGGTGTATCATCAGGATACAAAGCTTCCCGGAGTTGCCGAACTTATTGTGGCCAAGCATAGAAACGGCCCTACTGATACTATAAAGCTTGCTTTCCTTGAAGAGTACACCCGCTTTGAAAATGCTGAATTATAA
- the hisH gene encoding imidazole glycerol phosphate synthase subunit HisH has product MIGIVDYGMGNLRSVANAFLKMDIKAEITDKPGDIDSYDRLVLPGVGAFGKCLENLKGNGLYEVTVDFIKSGKPFLGICVGMQLLFEKSYEYGEYNGMGIFPGAVKKFEIKKEGEYKIPHMGWNSLILKKRHPLIEGIRDGEYMYFVHSYYAPVCDFSVATAEYAGVEFSALVVRENVAATQFHPEKSQQAGLKILKNFGGWKC; this is encoded by the coding sequence ATGATTGGTATTGTCGATTACGGAATGGGAAACTTAAGAAGTGTTGCCAATGCTTTCCTGAAAATGGATATAAAAGCTGAAATTACAGATAAACCCGGAGATATCGATTCTTATGATCGTCTTGTTCTGCCGGGGGTGGGGGCTTTCGGAAAATGTCTGGAAAATCTTAAAGGTAACGGTCTTTATGAGGTAACTGTGGATTTCATAAAAAGTGGTAAACCTTTTTTGGGAATATGCGTGGGAATGCAGCTGCTTTTTGAAAAAAGCTATGAGTACGGCGAATATAACGGGATGGGTATATTCCCCGGAGCTGTCAAAAAATTTGAAATAAAGAAAGAAGGTGAATATAAAATACCTCATATGGGATGGAACAGTCTGATTCTGAAAAAACGGCATCCGCTGATTGAAGGTATCAGAGACGGGGAGTATATGTATTTTGTACATTCTTATTATGCGCCCGTTTGCGATTTTTCTGTGGCTACTGCTGAATATGCAGGAGTGGAGTTTAGTGCCCTTGTTGTCCGCGAAAATGTGGCGGCCACACAGTTTCATCCGGAAAAAAGCCAGCAGGCAGGATTAAAAATACTGAAAAATTTCGGGGGGTGGAAATGTTGA
- the hisA gene encoding 1-(5-phosphoribosyl)-5-[(5-phosphoribosylamino)methylideneamino]imidazole-4-carboxamide isomerase — MLIIPAIDLLGAKVVRLKKGDMKDFKIYSDDPVSAAAEFQKMGVKRLHIVDLDGAKKGESVNFDVIERIVRHTDMEVEVGGGIRTFERVEAYFALGVKYVILGTTAVKDIPLTKKIASAYPGRIILGMDARNGILSAEGWYEDSSLTVEDLISEYKNTPFESVIYTDILRDGMLQGINIEKTGELAAKIPFGVIASGGLKSKDDVYALQKIDNIKGCIVGKAFYEGLIDIKELLKEEIFNA, encoded by the coding sequence ATGTTGATTATTCCGGCAATTGATCTGCTTGGTGCTAAAGTCGTAAGGCTGAAGAAAGGCGATATGAAAGATTTTAAGATATACTCCGATGATCCTGTGTCTGCAGCAGCCGAATTCCAAAAAATGGGTGTGAAAAGACTTCATATCGTTGATCTGGACGGTGCAAAAAAAGGGGAAAGCGTCAACTTTGATGTGATAGAGCGGATCGTACGTCATACGGATATGGAAGTAGAGGTGGGCGGCGGTATCCGGACATTTGAAAGAGTGGAAGCTTATTTTGCCCTGGGAGTTAAATATGTTATACTTGGAACTACAGCTGTCAAAGATATTCCGTTGACCAAAAAAATTGCTTCCGCATATCCGGGCAGAATAATACTTGGTATGGATGCAAGAAACGGTATCCTTTCTGCTGAAGGCTGGTATGAAGACAGCAGTCTGACAGTTGAGGATTTGATATCAGAGTATAAAAACACCCCTTTTGAAAGTGTTATATACACAGATATTTTAAGGGACGGTATGCTCCAGGGTATTAATATAGAAAAAACGGGGGAGCTGGCTGCCAAAATTCCTTTCGGTGTTATTGCCTCGGGAGGTTTGAAAAGCAAAGATGATGTTTATGCGCTTCAGAAAATAGATAATATAAAAGGATGCATTGTGGGTAAAGCATTTTATGAAGGGCTGATCGATATTAAGGAGCTGCTGAAGGAGGAGATATTTAATGCATAG
- a CDS encoding regulatory protein RecX, translating to MGSRQNKTPESYVYGILAKKDFTEGEIAYRLKRRFDLSESEVSAILDKLKRFNFIDDERFVKLFTLTKLRQGYGPYYICRKLSEKMVDISVEDVEEIAFKENLEIEQIAVDVCRNKVRNITNKSGKISENTPSAISVYKKCFDFLVRRGFDIELSRRIAKEESKYEGDFS from the coding sequence ATGGGGAGCAGACAGAATAAAACTCCCGAAAGTTATGTTTATGGTATATTAGCTAAGAAAGATTTTACCGAGGGAGAGATAGCTTACAGACTTAAACGCAGATTCGACTTGTCCGAGAGTGAAGTGAGTGCAATTCTGGATAAGCTGAAACGGTTCAATTTTATTGATGATGAACGGTTTGTGAAACTTTTTACACTGACAAAGCTAAGGCAGGGGTACGGCCCCTATTACATTTGCAGAAAGCTTTCGGAAAAAATGGTTGATATCTCCGTGGAAGATGTGGAAGAAATTGCTTTTAAAGAAAATTTGGAAATTGAGCAGATAGCTGTTGACGTTTGCAGAAATAAGGTTAGAAATATTACGAACAAAAGCGGGAAAATATCAGAAAATACCCCTTCTGCTATCAGTGTTTATAAAAAATGCTTTGACTTTTTGGTCAGAAGAGGTTTTGATATTGAACTTTCAAGAAGAATAGCAAAGGAGGAGTCAAAATATGAAGGTGATTTTTCTTAA
- a CDS encoding type IV pilus twitching motility protein PilT, which yields MIDITSILTTAVKKRASDIHLKAGRHPIFRIDGKLIQSPDFPKLSAEELLKTAASMMSNNIRAKFKERLEADFSYSVKDLGRFRVNAYLQRGSVVLVMRSIPRNIPSIEELNLPEVLKNVAMQQRGLVLVTGTTGTGKSTTLASMIKYINTEREVNVITIEDPIEFLHRDNKSIISQREIGTDTLNFPDALKYSLRQDPDVILVGEMRDVETIETALLAAETGHLVMSTLHTLDAPETINRIITVFPPYHQRQVRMQLASILKAVISMRLVPKADGKGRVPAVEVMVNTPTIKDCIIDKEKMSQIGDFMESGKSMYGSQSFDQSLYSLYQKGLVTYDEAVKWATRPDDFTLRVKGITTTSDAKWQDNNGEQTE from the coding sequence ATGATTGACATTACCAGTATTTTGACTACTGCAGTAAAAAAAAGGGCTTCGGATATTCACCTTAAAGCCGGCAGACATCCTATTTTCAGGATAGACGGCAAGCTTATTCAATCCCCCGATTTCCCAAAACTTTCAGCTGAAGAGCTTTTGAAAACAGCCGCTTCAATGATGAGTAATAACATAAGGGCAAAGTTTAAAGAACGCCTTGAAGCTGATTTTTCGTATAGTGTGAAAGATTTGGGTCGTTTCAGGGTTAATGCCTATCTTCAGAGGGGGAGCGTTGTTTTGGTAATGAGGTCGATCCCCAGAAATATCCCCTCTATTGAAGAGCTCAATCTGCCTGAGGTTCTCAAGAACGTGGCAATGCAGCAAAGGGGACTGGTTCTTGTTACAGGAACGACCGGTACAGGTAAATCAACAACTTTGGCTTCCATGATAAAATACATTAATACAGAAAGAGAAGTTAATGTGATAACTATTGAAGACCCAATTGAATTCCTGCACAGAGACAATAAATCGATAATATCCCAACGGGAAATAGGTACGGATACTTTGAATTTTCCTGATGCCTTGAAATATTCCCTCAGACAGGATCCGGATGTGATACTGGTTGGTGAGATGAGAGATGTGGAAACTATCGAGACTGCACTTCTTGCTGCTGAAACGGGACACCTTGTAATGTCCACCCTGCATACTCTGGATGCTCCTGAGACGATTAACAGGATTATTACCGTATTTCCTCCCTATCATCAGAGACAGGTTAGGATGCAGCTGGCCTCTATTCTTAAGGCGGTTATTTCAATGCGCTTGGTTCCAAAGGCCGATGGAAAAGGAAGAGTTCCGGCGGTGGAAGTGATGGTAAACACACCGACGATTAAAGACTGTATAATCGATAAAGAAAAAATGAGTCAGATCGGCGATTTTATGGAATCAGGCAAAAGTATGTACGGTTCTCAAAGTTTTGATCAGTCTCTGTACTCACTTTACCAAAAAGGGTTGGTTACTTATGATGAGGCTGTTAAATGGGCCACCCGCCCCGATGACTTTACTCTCAGAGTTAAAGGGATAACAACAACATCCGATGCAAAATGGCAGGATAATAATGGGGAGCAGACAGAATAA
- the recA gene encoding recombinase RecA has translation MDKDKQKAIDLALGKIERDFGKGAVMRLGDKAAEKLPVIPTGSLSLDIALGVGGVPRGRIVEIYGAESSGKTTVALHVIAEAQKKGGVAAFVDAEHAMDPVYADSIGVDTDNLLVSQPDSGEAALEIAETLVRSGAVDVVVIDSVAALTPRAEIEGEMGDAHMGLQARLMSQALRKLTSIVNKSRTTLVFINQTRQKIGVMFGNPETTTGGNALKFYSTVRVEVKRTASLKEKDETVGNHVLAKVVKNKVAPPFRQAEFDIMFGKGISREGILIDMGVKENIISKAGAWFSYGNTRLGQGKENTRAYLMENSEIAEEIENQIKKNHNIPVTENPSEKAGRKQEEQPDD, from the coding sequence ATGGATAAGGACAAGCAAAAGGCAATTGATTTGGCTTTGGGTAAAATAGAGAGGGATTTTGGCAAAGGGGCTGTTATGCGGCTTGGAGATAAAGCTGCTGAAAAGCTCCCCGTTATTCCCACAGGCTCCCTTTCATTGGATATAGCACTGGGCGTGGGTGGTGTCCCCCGGGGCAGGATAGTGGAAATATACGGTGCAGAGTCCAGCGGTAAAACTACTGTTGCTCTGCATGTAATTGCAGAAGCGCAGAAAAAAGGCGGTGTGGCGGCTTTTGTAGATGCGGAACATGCGATGGACCCGGTTTATGCTGATTCTATAGGTGTGGACACGGATAATCTGCTTGTCAGCCAGCCAGACAGCGGCGAGGCGGCTTTGGAAATTGCTGAAACACTTGTGAGAAGCGGAGCTGTTGATGTCGTTGTTATTGATTCGGTGGCGGCGTTGACTCCACGTGCGGAGATTGAAGGGGAAATGGGCGATGCGCACATGGGCCTTCAGGCAAGACTGATGAGCCAGGCTTTGAGAAAATTAACGAGTATTGTCAACAAGTCCCGAACGACTTTGGTTTTTATTAACCAGACAAGGCAAAAAATTGGGGTTATGTTCGGTAATCCGGAAACCACAACAGGTGGAAATGCTTTGAAATTTTATTCAACGGTTCGTGTTGAGGTGAAAAGGACAGCGTCTCTTAAAGAAAAGGATGAAACAGTAGGCAATCATGTGCTGGCTAAGGTTGTGAAAAATAAAGTCGCTCCTCCTTTCAGACAGGCGGAGTTTGACATTATGTTCGGTAAAGGGATTTCAAGAGAAGGCATTTTGATTGATATGGGAGTAAAGGAAAATATTATTTCCAAAGCCGGTGCCTGGTTCAGTTACGGCAATACCAGGCTTGGACAGGGCAAGGAAAATACCAGAGCCTATTTAATGGAAAACAGTGAGATAGCAGAGGAAATAGAGAATCAGATTAAAAAGAATCACAATATCCCTGTAACGGAAAACCCGTCTGAAAAAGCCGGACGAAAACAGGAGGAACAGCCCGATGATTGA
- a CDS encoding phosphatidylglycerophosphatase A family protein, whose product MHRFCHLLATGFYVGHLRPPGTLGSLLAIVLIALTFYVSILGKFFVFVALFVIGIIVSEYYEKYHNERDASQIVIDEIVGYYFVLMFVSFNMINLLITFFLFRIFDISKPYPIKQLESIEGGTGVMLDDLIAGIYSLGIFHIIKVFI is encoded by the coding sequence ATGCATAGATTCTGCCACCTTCTTGCCACCGGTTTTTATGTGGGACATCTGAGACCCCCGGGAACGCTGGGCTCACTATTGGCTATTGTTTTAATTGCACTGACTTTTTACGTAAGTATCTTAGGCAAATTTTTTGTTTTTGTTGCTCTGTTTGTTATAGGAATAATTGTTTCCGAATATTATGAAAAATATCACAATGAGAGAGATGCTTCACAGATTGTCATTGATGAAATTGTCGGTTATTATTTTGTACTCATGTTTGTTTCTTTTAATATGATAAATTTGTTGATAACATTTTTTCTTTTCAGAATTTTCGATATATCCAAACCTTATCCTATAAAACAGCTGGAGTCGATAGAAGGGGGCACCGGGGTGATGCTTGATGACCTTATTGCCGGTATCTACTCTCTCGGAATTTTTCATATAATCAAGGTGTTTATATGA
- the thpR gene encoding RNA 2',3'-cyclic phosphodiesterase has translation MRCFVAVKIPTAFSRRVSGLSDEFEEIMHFRRVKAGNMHITLFFFGEQRETVVEDIKKVMDNVTLSPFEILFDGAGFFGSRNFPKVVFLKGHSDYLCTIYRDMKNEFDKLGISFDEKPFRIHLTLLRVKKLYDKDAFLDKINKVNKFFQKERVKLDAIHLIKSSLTSKGPVYETLYNKKAKY, from the coding sequence ATGAGATGTTTTGTTGCAGTGAAGATACCGACGGCATTTTCCCGCAGAGTCAGTGGACTCAGTGATGAATTTGAAGAAATCATGCATTTCAGGCGGGTGAAAGCGGGAAATATGCATATTACGCTGTTTTTTTTCGGAGAGCAGAGAGAAACGGTTGTTGAAGATATAAAAAAGGTGATGGATAATGTGACACTTTCGCCTTTTGAGATACTTTTTGACGGAGCAGGTTTCTTCGGGAGCCGCAATTTTCCTAAAGTTGTTTTTTTAAAGGGTCACTCGGATTATTTGTGTACAATTTACCGGGATATGAAAAATGAATTTGATAAGTTAGGAATTAGTTTTGACGAAAAACCATTCAGGATTCATCTAACTCTGTTAAGGGTGAAAAAGTTATATGATAAAGATGCATTTCTTGATAAAATAAATAAAGTTAATAAATTTTTTCAAAAGGAGCGAGTGAAGTTAGATGCCATTCATTTAATTAAAAGCAGTTTAACTTCGAAAGGTCCGGTATATGAAACTTTATATAATAAAAAAGCTAAGTATTAG